Genomic window (Aquila chrysaetos chrysaetos chromosome 14, bAquChr1.4, whole genome shotgun sequence):
GTTTTCTGCCCACCACGTACTGATGCTGAAGCACAAGTTCCAGATAAGCAGGGCTAGCTGCAGGCGCTGCAAGAACGGCTGATGGCAGCAACGACTGCTTTGTACAACACAAGCTATAGCCAAGCCACTCCTCGGGTAAAATCTATTGTCAGACGCAGCGtctggagaaggaagaatggCAGCTGTGATTTTGTACCACCGTGATTCTTCATCCAACGCTGGCAGCGTTCCGTGCAGTGGGAAACTCTGGCCCGACGTACAGCGAGGACTTCTGaaacctcttccttctcctcatcctgtGTCTAGGTAGAGCTGCTGGGGGTACACCCATCCACTCAGAACTGACAGGGCTCCCTTACTGAAGGTAAAGCACCTCGGCTCATTCTTAGAAAGATCtagacaaaaatgttttatttactttgaaaagaagAATATGGTTTACATTTAAACTATTTCCCAGGCAAGAACTTTAATTACCCATTTAAAAGCTATGGAGGCATCCTCCCCTCTTGATAAAACCGTGCACCATGACTGAAAGGGATGCAAGGCTCCCACACTACACAAGGAAGCTTGACTTTATAGTTTTGCCATTAGAAGACTTCTCTGCAAACTGGGAGACCTGGATTTCAGTCCTGTTTTTAAGtctatttatgcattttttaatattaaatagcCATTTAATGAGAACAGAAACTATACTGGCAAGAGTGATCTCAACCTCTTCTAACTACTAAGCTTCAGAGTTAAGTAAAGGTCCACttgtttcctctctttcatTCATGAACATGTCATTCATTCCTATAAAGTAATTCACCTTCATCAGGTGGAGTGAAGGACTCCCTTAGCTTAATTTGGCCTGGTATGTGGTGGTTAGACCAGGGAAGCAGAAGATTCAAGCATGCATCTCTTAATCTGAAGAGGGAATTTCACCTGGCTTTTCTACTTCTTGGGAGAGTAATCAAAATTACTCTCTAATTATGCAATAACGCAGGGATTACTTCatccgaaaaaaaaaaaaaaaaaagcaaggacaaCATGTAAAATGCAGAGATACCTACCAGTTACAGACCTGGCCAATTGGTTTTCAGGTACAAAGAAAGTTGAGAGATTTTTAGATCAAGGTTTTGTATCAATATAAGCATATAGTTGTCATTTGCAGGTCTCTCATCCAAAATCCCTAAGCAAACAGGACTATGATTATTTGTATCTCAACACGtattaaatgcatttgtgcAGCTGTAAATTATAATTTAGAAGTCCTTGTACAGATACATATTATATGCGTAAATATGCATTCTTCCAGTTTAACTGGTAAAAAAGGATGCAAGCTTAAGCCAAGAGCACAGTAGGTCTTACACTGCCTGCAAACTTAAGTTCCAAaacataacaacaacaaaacccacagataTAAGATGAGGTAAGTTGACAAGGAAGGATCTGGTACACTTGCTGAAACTACACCTCTTTAATACTGCAAGTCAAGAGCATATCCCTTTCAACTACATCTCAAAATTTTCAGGACTTGCTAAAATTTTCAGGATTCCAGCTGCTTTTAGATTACTTTGCATAAGTGAAATTCAGGATTAAAACACTGCTCATACGTCTTTCACAAAGCACCTAACCAAAAGCCAAAGCTTGAAGTCTTGCAGTAAAAGagagggcagaagaaaaataccagcaGCATTCAGAGCCactctcagcagtgctgagtcAATGTAACTATGGAAGTACAAGTTGCTTTCTATTCTGCTTCACCTATCTACAGCTTGTCAGCTGGGGTCTGAATGCAGATGCTCTGTTGCGAGGTACAATGCAAGCTGCAAAAGCCACAGCTAGGCATTCAGAGACTAAATGAATTTATATCACCGattaaatacaggaaaaccaaaagcatttgTTAATAATAAAGTCTACCCTAACTACTTCAAGAAGAAACATTCTTCTGTAAGGTACGTGTGAACGATAAGGATCGTGAGCATTTTCCGTAATAAATTCACAATAACTTCATTACATTGGTCTTTAGAAACCTCCAGTGACAAAGTTAGGACACACATTAAGAAACACCTACTATGAGAAAGTTGCAAATCGCTGAAAACATCAGcgctttttctcctccctccccctttcccccgcTCACCCTCCTCCCCAATTTCTCAAAATACATCTTCCCCAGGCCTTGGTCTGGAATGGTAGTTTCTGTGAACAGACCATACCCAACCATATGATTAGCCATTATCACCTTTTGTGCTCCACTCCACATTAAGATGCAAATCCAACAGCTGTGGTCCAACTAAGTTATTTACAAGGGCTTCCCTTTCAGATGTCCAAGCCAAAGCTACAACCAGTTCTGCGACATAATTACAACCTCTCTCCACGGGCAATAACAGATTTCTGTCTGCAATGATCTGGCCAGCGGCATTTTCTCATCCACGCTATGGTTCAAACGGTTGCTACGATTTCAAATGGTGCATCTACCCTTATTTTAGCGTGActggctgcatttcagctgctgaCATCCAAGTGATTGACGCATATCTAAACACCACAGCGGTTATAAAAACAAACCGGCAGTGTGCACCGGTGTTTCACCGCTGTGGATTCGCTCGCAGCGGAGCGGCTGGCAACGCGACCGTGGGAAATTTAAGAGAAACACCAAGCACACACAAGGCCTAACGCTCCCAGCCGTCACCCCTTCGCCAAGGGAGAGGCTTGCGCTCTCCACTTTTAAGAGGAGTGGGAAGTTCACGGAAATACCTACGCGGGTCTCCCGAAAAGGCAGatctctgcctgcctttgaAGAAGACATGCGTGCTGCAGGTAAACACCCTCGCGAATCGGCCGCGGCGCGTCCACTAAGAAAGTACACTCGAGGACTGACCCCACGCAGTAATTCGGGGAACTGCTTttccgcgccccccccccccgttacaGCCGTGGCACAGACTGCCGCCTGCCCGCCGTATTACACGCCGGAGCACCCCAAACCGGGaaacggggggggggtggtggtggtggtggttttcgAGCAGCGGCAACCGCTggatccccctgcccccgccccgctccgccgcccgcccgcccgcaggGAGCCCGGGGCTGCGGGCGAGGCACCGGCGGGGGCTGGGGACGCTACCGGGGGTTGTCCTGCCGCCCAGGGAAGCTACCGGGGAAGGCGGGAGGGAGGCGGGTGAGGGAAAAGAAGCCGCGGGGCAGCACCTgagcgggcggcggggcagggcgtGGGCAGCCCCCCGGGCCGGAGATCCGGGCACTGCGGGTCGGCCCggcgcggggaggaggggacgcggggggggggggacggggacacggACACGGGCACGACGGGCGGCCTGCGGGccccggcgggccgggccgcagGTGGGCGTCGGGCGCGGCCGTCGGAGGAGCGGCCGCCGGGCAAGTCACCTCTTGACGCGGATGATCTGGTCGCGCATGGGTCGGATGTCCTGGAAGCTCTGCTGGTTGACCAGGCTGTAGACGAGGATGAAGCCCTGCCCGTTCTTGATGTAGAGGTCCCGCATGGAGGCGAACTGCTCGGTGCCCGCCGTGTCCAGGATCTCCAGGACGGAGGGGGAGGCGTCCACCTCGATCTCCTTGCGGTAGAAGTCCTCGATGGTGGGGTCGTACTTCTCGATGAAGGTGCCGGTCACGAACTGCACCGTGAGCGCCGACTTCCCCACCCCGCCCGagcccagcaccaccacctTGTACTCGCGCatcctcccgccgccgccagcgcGGACCGCCCGCTCCACCCGCACCTGCTCGACGgcccctcctcacccccccgccatgggccgggcctcccctcccctccccgccctgtcctgccctgcccgtcgccgccgccgccgctccgctccgctcccgcccGGCGGAtgctgccggcggcggggccgcgctgACGGGCTGCGGCGCGGCCGAGGTGGGGCGCCGCCGGCCAcgccccctccttccccctgtCGCCACGGCAACAGCCAACCGGCCGGCGCGcgcggaggggcgggggggcgggcagcgctgaggaggaagaaagagcgCGGGGAGGAGGGCGGGCCGCGCCTCGTCACGTGGcgcctccccctcctccccccccctcccctcgcctcctcctccgccgccggaGGGTGCCCGGCCAAccggcgggcgcggcggccccCACGTGACGCCGACGGCAGCCGGCGACTCGGCGGGTCAGCCTCCCGGCGCTGTCACCGTGGAAACAGCGGCCCGCCCCACCCCCCCGACTCCGCTCCTCTTCGGGCCAGCGCCGCCACACGCGCTTCCGGGAGGGCCAACCAGCGGCCGCGCAGCGGTCACGCGGCGGGCGGGGTGAGCCAATGGGAGCGCGGGATGGGAGGAGGGGGTTGGGCGGGCGCTCAGCGGCCGGAAGTGCCTGTCAGGgggcgcgcggcggcggcggcggggctcggtggcgggccgggccgggccgggtcggCCGGCGGCGACGCGCTCGCCCGGGGCCTCGGGAGCGGCCTGTAGCCCGAGGGGGAGCTGGCGTCGCACCGGGGGGTGGAGGGCTGTTGGGTgaggcggcagcggcggcccctgcgctgccccccacccctcccgCGTCCCGGTAGGTgggcgggaggggggagaggCCTTTCCGAGCCGCCCGAGGGGAAAATCCCGTGTAGGCTCTCCGGTTccgcttcccggtgttgctgggggagggggctcTGGCGTGGTAAGTTCTTGCCGTTTTAAACCTGGCAGTTGTCCGGAGGCTGAAGGTGTCTGAGGTGGGCCCGAGGCCACCGTGTTAATCCCACTCGTGTATACAAAAGTACATGGGATGCATAAAGCCTAACGCAACGATCCTGTGAGCGCTCCCTTTGCCACTGTGATCGCCACGCTGGCCTGTGCTGGCAAGGGCTGCCGTTAGGTGTTTGTTGCTAATGAGTGCCTACCTCGTCATCCCCTTCTGATAGCGATAGAGGGCCGGGAAAGATGGTGGTACAGTTTGAGAAAAATACTCCATctaaacagcaacaaaaataaaggtgaTTGATGAGATGACATCAACAGTTTCTCATGGGAACCAGTATCACTCTGGAAAGATGCTCACATTTGTATGCTTGTCTTTCGACTATGAGACAGACTCCTTaacccttcattttttttcccaaacgTCACTGGTTGGAATGATTTGATACAGGGAGAGAACACTTTATTTCCTTTAGAGGCTTAAGGTTCAGCCAGAGCCATTAGTCTGCTGTTCACATACTTTCCGAAAGCTGTCAGAAAAGGAGCTCGCTCCTGGGGTTGCATTTTTTATTGTGCTGTTCTTTCCTTTGCATTCTCACGTCTTCATCTTAAGTAAGGCCTAAGGTGTCAGCCTGCTTTCCAGGCAAGTCCAGTTTTGCTTCCTTGTTGACTTGTTTTCATGTTTCCAAACCTAGCTGGGAATTTTTGAGTGGCAGATGTGTTTCTGGCGTTTTGGAGCACATTTGCACTCCTCTGTCTGAGCCTTTTGGTTAAATGCTTGCCGTGTGCAGTGTTTTAAGCTTTCTGGTGTTTTGCTTGGGCCTTCTCTTTGGctttttccctctgtgtttttgggtttggttttttttttgaaccgcaaagcttcaaaacaaatttatcTTAGTAGGATGCCCATAGCTGCTTCTGtctaaaagaaagaagattattCGCTGGCTTCTCGCAATGCCCGTGTAGTcaaaaaacaccaaagcaaaacccaaaccccacgcATCTGTGTGATGTAAATATATTCAATACCAAAGAGATACACAGAATTTTTTACAGACTGTTAGAATCCGTTTGTAAATGTTGCAAAGCCTGGTCAGTCTAGTCAGAACTGAGTAATAATTTCAATGAATAATCTCATTTCTGTTGGTGACTTGAGACCTTCAAGTAATAGAAATGAGCCTACAAGAACATGTAATAGCACAAAATGCAAGATACTACATGTATGGATTAGTTAAGTATTTATAGTATAAATCCAGGAACCCTCCAGCAGAGTAATGGGAAAATACCTGGGTTTATTAGTCAAGGATGAAAGGAATCTGCCAATTTAACGCAGTtgtgaaaaaacaaatgtaactGTGGTGTGCATGCAGTCAAACTTCTGGGTGACTAGTGAGACattactgtgtccagttctgatAAACCGTGGCCAGGAAAGACAAACTTGTACAGAAATACACCCAGGAGGGTTactggaaaagaacaaagcttATCTACAAGAGCACGCTAGGAATATTTGTCTGATTAACccaggaaaagcaaatgcagaggAGGGTTATGAGTAACCAGTAAGGCAGGGTAGAGTCAAGCTCAAGCGAGTAGGCATTTAAGCTAATGAACAATATTGGTAGAAGAGCATGTATCTAAACTGATTATACTCTAGATAGAAAACGAAGAGCTAGCTCAGAGGACTGAGGGTTTCACCTTCTGTTAAGAACAGTGAGAGGCGAACATGTCTAACAGGCTTTAAAATGTATGTCGCTTCAGAACAGGAAGATGATGTGCGATCACACAAAATAGATTTAAGTGATCTGTGTTGAAAGGAGGAGATTTGGGCCTCCCTTCTTACTCATCCTGAGACTGGAACAATTTCCTGATGTTCAATACTTCTCAGAAAGAAGCTGTCGACTGCTGCTCCGTGGTGAGGATGATGATGAGAGTGAGAAGGCAATGGTTCAGAAAGAGGTAACAGGAACGCTCCCACTGGAAAGGTTTACACCAGGTGTTCATTCTCATAGATTACTGAGTTTGATGGGCAGCAAAGCGTTTTTTTCACTTAATGATGGTGGGGTGATGTGTTCCCGGAATAAAGAAACATGTATAAAACTGAAGTATAGAGGGGCAGTATATAGAGCATGGAGGGTGGAAAAGGCAGGATGGTCAACTGGAGGAGATGCTGGATTCCTTGAATGGATGACTGATCCCAAGGATCTATCTCAGACACTTCGCTTGCGAGGCTGAACACCTTACCATTGCCCTGTTTTTCTAGCCTTCACCCTCAGCTGATTTTGATTCATCTGGGGAGAATGACAATGTTGAAAATTCAGCTAATAGGCGCTGGAGGCTCAGCcctaaaaacaaatacagtatcAGTTATGTGGGGTTATTTATAGTGAGGTGGAGAACATGGGGCCGTTTAGGTGCTGCCAGTTTTCTTTTATGCATGTTGCTTACACTTCTGCTATTCTTCACCAAACAGGGAGGCAGGGGAAAAGTAGTACATTTCGGGAGAAGAGAAACTTCCTGCCAGAAAAGATTGAACTGGGCAAGGCTTGCCAGGCAAATATCTCAGCCCACAGCATGCTTTCCCAGTGTGTCTTCCtttgcagcttctcacaggacaCTCGGGAGTCATCTAGTCCCTCTGTGCTGTACAGCTGGGTTTTTGCTGGCTTCCTAGGATATAGAAGCTTCAGTTTTATTGCTCACTTCTCAAGTCTTTTTATCTCTTATATCGAACTATCTTATTTCAAACTTCAGCAGCCTGTGGCTAACCACACTTTTATGATAGGCTGGAGTTTCTcaataaatactgaatttttatctTATGCAGAAACCAACATACTGTTTCATGTGGGTTTTGCTAGCTATTGTAGCCTCTGACTACATGTTAGGGTGTGTGTATGAAAAAGGAACAAGGCTTCTAACATCTATTTTCATTCCAAAGCCAGGGTTTGCTAATTCTTCAGTAGTAACAGTATCAGTGGCAAGATGTAAACTGGAGCAATACgaaaaatggggaaaaccaTAGCCCCCTCCCTTTGAGAGCTGATGATGGTCTCCTGACACTGAAGCACAAGAGAACGTGTGAAATAGAGCCTGTCTACTCTGCAAATTGTTCTAGTGTATATTTGGTTTGCATGGTCAAGAGCTCTTTTAAGTTCCTGTTAGTAAGAACAACTGTAATTTCCTGTCCTTGCTTACTGTCATATTTTTACATTCAGGCTGTCGATGAATGCAGTGCTGTCATCACATGGATTGCTTCTAACCATGTGTCATTACAGTGTAGCCAGCGTTAAGGATCAAAATTGTGTTTAGCCTTTAATATTTCTTGCTAAATTAATTATCTTGTTAGAACTGTCCATAAAGTTGTTATCAAATTCAGGATGCAACTAACTGGAGTGCCCTGTGCCTAGCATTTTCAGGTGATCGCACTGTTAGTTTCCCTTTCATCCCAGCAGTAAtattgtccctttttttttactgactgCAAAATTGTAGGTGTTTGACAGGTTTGTTCATGGAAACAGCAGCTTTCTAGAGGAGAGCAGGAGCCGTCTGAGTGCACTTGTAAAGGGAAAGGAAGTTGGACCTCCTCTGTCCTATCTGGCAGCGGTCGGGTGGCAGCTCCAATTGCCCAAGAGTTCGACCAGTGGCAGCAAGCGCCGTCTCCAGCCTGGTGGAGGGCATGGAGTGGGATTTAACTTACTGCACTGGAAGAGCATGTTATGGAAGCTAGGTTTCATTAACTTCACTGCTTGTAGGCcagtttgggtttgcttttgttcttaaGGAAATCTAAGTGCTTGTTTTTGAAGGTATAGTAggtctgcttttgttttgtagtGGTGAAGCCTAGTGTGAGCTCTGAGTGAGAAGACTTTTGCGTCTGTGTGGAACCGTACTGAAGTCAGGGGTGCTGTGTGCAAAGGTGAGATAGCAGTTCTCCATAGACATTGTAAGATCAGAGCCAAATTTGCAGTGATGAATTGCAGTCATCGGTGTCAGCATTAGTTGGGGTTAAGAGTTCTCTAAGCTTAGGGAGTTGTCCGTGTACCATCCCGGGCTTAGCAGCCTAAGCTGGTAAACTAGGGTGCATGGGGACTTGAAGCTCAGCTGATCCACCAAGTGTAGGAAGTGTGACGGTGATCAGCATTGCCGTGCTTTAGTTCTGGTACCTGGTTTTGAGAAGGCAATTCACAAAGCTGAAGTAAGCGCTAGGAAATTCTTGGTAAAATTGAGACTTTAGCACTTGGATTCCCAGAAGTCGAGTGTGCTGAGCGGGGAGATCTTAAACCAGCTGATTGGAAATGTTGCGTGGGCAGCTCTTTGCTCCTCAGTTTAAGTTGCTTATAGCCttcatttaaacatatttaGAGTCAGGGAGCCAAAATCTGAAATGGTCCCTTGTACTTTCTGCAACTCTGTAGGGGTGTAAGCAGACCCTGCCTGCTTGCTGGGTTAGCTCCCCCACTCTGCCCAGACCCACATCGCCTTTTTCCCCCTTACAGCTGTGCTGGGCCATTTCAGCTCACTGAATTTGTAGAAAGTGAATCCAGACtagaaatgcaaattattttataattgcTAGCTGCCAGGGACTCAACCGTGAAAGAGGAACAGAGTTAATGCCGTCCTCAGCTTGAAACAGTTTAAACCCCCACCTATTGCTTCCCAGGAGACTGTTTTGTGttgtgaaggaaaacaaactagATCACATTCCCGCAGAACAAGATTCAATTAATGAGTTTTACCTTACAACTAGAGAGGACAGGTGTGAACACAATTACTGTAGCTCCACCAATAGATACTCATTAAATTGCCTTACCTGCCACTTTCAATTGTGTGCTTCAGTCCccagggtttgggtttttttgtttttttacagtttgAAAGAGATGGAGACAATAGGAGTAGGCATACCAAAGTCTTCTCGCAgtcataatttaattttctaaccAGAAAGGAACATTAAGGCTTCAGTCCCATGGGTTTATTTCCGAGGATGGCCAGTTTGGTAGTGCTGCACATTGGGACAGCTTTCTGTTGTTATCATCTCATTAATGTTATTTCCTGACATTGCAGATTAACTGTTCAAAGGAAGGGGATCACTTGTTGAGGGGTAggactgaggttttttttaactactttaTGCAGTCAGATAGCCATCCCTGTCACGTAATAAGGTCGTTGTGTTTAACTGAAGATGGtggttaaatttaaaaagaataattgctCCCGGCCCCTCTTTTTATTAAGAGTGAAAATTTGATCGAACCATTCCCCAAAGCACCAAGAAATCTAAGTGAAAATAGTATGATTTAGCTTGTGACCtgatttttattggttttagtGGAGTTTAGGTGGACTTCTGCTAATGTATTATGGCATTTCACAACaaagttttctttgcttcccaTAAAAGCAAACGGGAAACCCTGGTgatgttattaattttaatgaaaaacttccATTGCATATCTGAGTTTTGTAAGAAATACCCATCTGCCAATAAAGTTAAGGTAAATAGCTGTCGTTCAGATGTAGGTTCAAAACAGGGGAAGTCAGTTTCAGGATAtaaaaaaacacagtaaaataaactaaaacCGGCTAATTTATTGTTCCATTtgactctttctttctccttacgatgttcaaaaataaagcaattcaATCACAAGACTTAAGAGAAAGTGAAGATAATGATAGTCTGTTTTTATTAAGGTACAAAAGTCTTGCAATATCTGTCACAAGTCACatagccattttttttctgagtcagACTTGAAAGGAAATAAGTTTAACTCCTCCATCTTAATAACCAGAATATAAGCATCAGGGACTTGTATTTCACAAGCATTAGATTTCATAGGTGTCAATAAAAATTTAGTgttacagtaatattttctttttacatggTTATTTTGAGCAAAATACTCATAACTGAATGAAGTCGTAAGACGCCTTAATTGCTATGAGTTacactgtaaattaaaataagatttccAATACACTTTTCACATGTTTATTTCGTATATATGCCTTTTCTTAGAAGCGGGGGCAGTTAATCTTCCTCTCGTGTAATCAAATCATAACTTAGATCAGTTCAATTCAGTACGTGTCCTAAAACTGAGTAGGTCATTTTGGTGCATGTCTGAATAGACGCATTTGTTCTGGATGTTTGGATTTACATCATCTGTTCTAGGCAGTGAAGCTGATTGCTCCACCGAGTATCCAGATCAAACAGCGAAAGACCCCTGAAAGATCCCTGAAGAGAGGCAGGTTTCAAGGGCAGACCACAGAGAGGTAGGTTTTAAGGGGGCTGGACACTGCCTGGGGGACATGAGATTCCCCGAAAAAGACTCAGCAGCCAATTTGTCAGCAAACGCTGACCCCATCTCCATCCGCAAATAGCTGGGCAAGCGTGCCCAGCTCAAGCATGGGCCCAGACTCCCTCCCCCAGTGAATGCACAGATGTAGATGGGAGGTAATCTGGGGATGTGGGTGTGGGGAGGCAGGTCTCACCTGTAGAGTAACTTGTCTCTTTCTACCTGAAGGTCGTCTTCTGGAGTTCCCACTTCTGGGAGCTTGTTGAGCCCAGCCTCTAATTAGCGGAACaggaagttttaattaaatgcttcaGAATCAACAGTTTTATGTATGATCTTTATCAACATAGGAGTTGCTAACCACTGGCCCTCAAAGATAAACATTAAAGGCCTGAAAATTATGAGGGTTTGTGTCCCAACATTGACTATTGGATTTGCCTTTTAGTCTTTAGATAttgttgcttctttttgcttcttcctcATACATTAAacatttggggatttttaacAGAAGCTAGGAGTCTCATGTTCTTGATTCCAGTAGCTGGTGCTTTAGGAAGACCCAATATCATAAATTTGTGATAAAATTGGCAGTTTTGGCAACAGTGACTACGGGTGGAGTAAAAATAGCTCAGTAATCATTCTGAGCCTGGAGAAAAGATTCATGCAAGGGAAGACCAAAAAGGAACTGAGTTTGTGAGGTGTACAGAGCTCTTATACTCTTCTTTAGGTCTTCAGTGCTGTACATGAATGGAACCCTGTGACTACTGCTTTCGAGCGAACTTTCAGAGCTGTGTTGTAGTGGGAGGCCTATCCTACAAGCACAAGATATGCATATGCTACTTTAAAGAAGAACCACAGCTCATTTGCTTGAGGAAAATAACACAAAGAATTGACTCTAGCCTCTCTTTGCATTTCCTCTTGGGACTTCAGTGAGCGCTGATACAGTTGCAGGTAGATTTCTTGCAAAACAAtttgggagcagctcggaacacaCCAAACAAATCCATAATACTAGATTTTCCAGAATTATTCAGGAGCTTTCATATAGATCTGGTCCCACTGCACAGAGCTCAACTTTATCAGGATAGCTTTTCTGGGGCAGATTCCAACCAGATTTCCTCATGGGTTTGGGATGAATGTAGAGGGCACATTAGATGGCTGATCAATCTGCCAGAACTGCTCCATGACAGTCTTCTCAAGGTGGTCATTGTCTGCTcgtttctttcttctttctggttCTCCTGTCGTCTTCCAAGGCAATATTTTTCTCACACGTGGATCTCTTCCAGTTATTCAgcaatgggggaaaaaaaatacataacacTGTATTAAGGAAAGAGCTTGATGCAGCAGTGCAGCAAGGGGGTTATCTCTTGgtcatttttttcatggtgtTGTAATTCTTGGTTCTACATTTGCTGCAAACTTCTCTTCCTCATGTGGCTTCTTCTtggcttccttctctttttaatgtaCTGTCCTCACAACTCCTCTTCCCCAAGGCCATGCTTTCTTAATGTATGTTAGCTCTGACAGGGAAACTAGATGACCAAATTCCTATTCTTCCCCCTAGCTACTCACCATATCATCCCCCCGGTCTCTCATCCAGTTAGTACAGAGTCTTTAGGCTCCAACACACTACTGCTCCTCTTTTTTCAGTCACTGCCTGCGGGGCTATTGCTGCAGTTTGAGGACTTGTAGGAAGGAAGTAGcactattttggttttttattgtGATTGCATTTCTGTGATTGGTATTTTTTACCTCTTGGtacaaaaaaccacaccaacgCGTTGATTAGAAGTTCAGCATTTGCAAATTCTTTGGCTGTATCACATCCTGATATCACAGCCCTATAAACATTGACTGGTTGGTATAGCTCTCGGTTCCTGAAATCACCCATGAAGGGGGGTTACTTCCACCCCTGCAGAGGGACAGCACTGAAGCGTCTTAGAAATGTCAGGATCACTGCTATGAGTAGCTACAACTGAAACATACTGGAATTTCTTTAGAGCCACAGAAAAAATAGGCTGTTGAGTGGATTTCAAGAGATCACATAGGTCATGCTCTCCTGTGAGGCAGTCTGAGTGCATCAGGGTCAGTCCTGATGGACATCTGCACAGCTGCTTCCTAAAGACCTCATGCGGTGGATGGGCCATGACGGCCCTAAGCAACCTATTCCCGCACGTTGCTGTCTGCACCGTGTTAGTCTGAGTCAAGTTAGTCAACTTGAATCGCCGTTTCTGTAGTTTAACCCCGTTACACCTTGTTCCGTTCA
Coding sequences:
- the RAP2A gene encoding ras-related protein Rap-2a, with protein sequence MREYKVVVLGSGGVGKSALTVQFVTGTFIEKYDPTIEDFYRKEIEVDASPSVLEILDTAGTEQFASMRDLYIKNGQGFILVYSLVNQQSFQDIRPMRDQIIRVKRYEKVPVILVGNKVDLESEREVSSSEGRALAEEWGCPFMETSAKSKTMVDELFAEIVRQMNYAAQPDKDDPCCSACNIQ